Proteins from a genomic interval of Harpia harpyja isolate bHarHar1 chromosome 9, bHarHar1 primary haplotype, whole genome shotgun sequence:
- the GAL3ST1 gene encoding LOW QUALITY PROTEIN: galactosylceramide sulfotransferase (The sequence of the model RefSeq protein was modified relative to this genomic sequence to represent the inferred CDS: inserted 2 bases in 2 codons; deleted 2 bases in 1 codon), with the protein MPEQARGAGGLFVGSVIQPXSTASLDRRMPKQCRGSRSERELGEAMLLLQLLNGGVRLGGAALGFALQLXGGCSRLLGSARRPSGSGCHGHEWHVPLSSRRGQLCCNAVAGAPEPPVPPTFRAFGERRRRVAGQVTRMLHHGKHWRSMCKGLVLGTLLTSFMLLLYSYAIPPLQVSVTEIPVPSSCSSYPAPGKAPAVANGTGSPSGRSCLPKLNIMFMKTHKTASSTILNILFRFGEKHRLKFAFPNGRNDFYYPSYFERSQVQHYRPGACFNIICNHMRFHYEEVRKLLPADATFVTVLRDPAYLFESSFHYFGRVIPLTWKLTGEDKLAEFLRDPWHYYDPNGFNAHYLQNLLFFDLGYDNNMNANSPLVEEHIQEIDRRFHLVMLLEYFDESLVLLKDLLCWQLEDVLYFKLNARKGSTVSWLTPELYEKATSWNLIDAKLYRYFNATFWRKVEAYGRERMAKDVAELQRENEKMKSICIDGGHPVDASAIQESSMQPWQPLGEKSILGYNLKKKINKKHQKLCRKMLTPEIQYLTDLGVNLWITKLWSRVRDFLKW; encoded by the exons ATGCCGGAGCAGGCACGG GGGGCTGGTGGGTTATTTGTGGGGAGTGTTATTCAGC GGAGCACGGCCAGCCTTGACCGAAGGATGCCAAAGCAGTGCCGGGGCAGCCGGAGCGAGCGGGAGCTTGGGGAGGcgatgctgctcctgcagctgctaAATGGGGGTGTAAGGCTTGGGGGGGCCGCCCTGGGCTTTGCCCTGCAGC AGGGGGGTTGCTCCCGGCTGCTGGGCTCTGCTCGCCGCCCCTCCGGCAGCGGGTGCCACGGTCACGAGTGGCACGTCCCCTTGTCCAGCCGCAGAGGACAGCTCTGCTGCAATGCGGTTGCTGGCGCGCCGGAGCCGCCGGTGCCCCCCACGTTCCGGGCCTtcggcgagcggcggcggcgtgTGGCTGGGCAG GTGACCAGGATGCTGCACCATGGGAAGCACTGGAGGTCCATGTGCAAGGGGCTCGTCCTGGGGACCCTCCTGACCAGCTTCATGCTGCTGCTCTACTCCTACGCCATCCCCCCGCTGCAAGTCAGCGTGACAGA GATCCCcgtcccctcctcctgctcctcgtACCCGGCCCCCGGCAAGGCGCCAGCAGTGGCCAACGGCACGGGCAGCCCCTCGGGACGGAGCTGCCTGCCCAAGCTGAACATCATGTTCATGAAGACGCACAAGACGGCCAGCAGCACCATCCTCAACATCCTCTTCCGCTTCGGGGAGAAGCATCGCTTGAAATTCGCCTTCCCCAATGGCCGCAATGACTTCTACTACCCCTCCTACTTCGAGCGCAGCCAGGTGCAGCACTACCGGCCGGGCGCGTGCTTCAACATCATCTGCAACCACATGCGCTTCCACTACGAGGAGGTGCGCAAGCTCCTGCCGGCGGACGCTACCTTCGTGACGGTGCTGCGGGACCCTGCCTACCTCTTCGAGTCCTCTTTCCACTACTTTGGGCGCGTCATCCCCCTCACCTGGAAGCTGACGGGGGAGGACAAGCTGGCGGAGTTCCTCCGGGACCCCTGGCACTACTACGACCCCAACGGGTTCAATGCTCACTACCTCCAAAACCTCCTCTTCTTTGACTTGGGCTACGACAACAACATGAATGCCAACAGCCCGCTGGTGGAGGAGCACATCCAGGAGATAGATCGCCGTTTCCACCTCGTCATGTTGCTCGAGTACTTTGACGAGTCCCTGGTGCTGCTGAAGGacctgctgtgctggcagctggaggACGTCCTCTACTTCAAGCTCAACGCCCGGAAGGGCTCCACCGTCTCCTGGCTGACACCTGAGCTCTATGAGAAGGCTACCTCCTGGAACCTCATCGATGCTAAGCTCTACCGCTATTTTAATGCCACCTTCTGGCGTAAGGTGGAGGCCTACGGGAGGGAGCGGATGGCCAAGGACGTGGCCGAGCTGCAGCGGGAGAACGAGAAGATGAAGAGCATCTGCATCGACGGGGGACACCCCGTGGACGCCAGTGCCATCCAAGAGTCCTCCATGCAACCCTGGCAGCCGCTGGGGGAGAAGTCCATCCTGGGCTACAACTTGAAGAAGAAGATCAACAAGAAGCACCAGAAGCTGTGCCGCAAGATGCTGACGCCCGAAATCCAGTACCTGACTGACCTGGGGGTTAACCTCTGGATCACCAAGCTATGGAGCCGCGTACGGGACTTCCTGAAGTGGTAG